Proteins from a genomic interval of Zingiber officinale cultivar Zhangliang chromosome 2A, Zo_v1.1, whole genome shotgun sequence:
- the LOC122043084 gene encoding ADP-ribosylation factor 1-like 2 isoform X2 has translation MGQAFRKLFDRFFGLVEMRVAMLGLDAAGKTTILYKLHIGEVLSTVPTIGFNVEKVQYKNVVFTVWDVGGQEKLRPLWRHYFSNTDALIYVVDSLDRERIGKAKEEFQTIIRDPFMLNSVILVFANKQDLRGAMTPMEVAEGLGLHDLRNRTWHAQGTCALTGNGLYEGLDWLVSALKELQVPGRHPT, from the exons GTTGCAATGCTTGGATTAGATGCAGCTGGAAAGACAACTATTTTGTATAAGTTGCACATTGGAGAAGTTTTGTCGACAGTTCCAACTATTG GCTTCAATGTGGAGAAGGTTCAATATAAGAATGTGGTTTTTACTGTCTGGGATGTCGGTGGGCAAGAAAAATTAAGACCCTTATGGAGGCACTACTTTAGCAACACTGATGCACTG ATCTATGTTGTTGATTCTTTGGATAGAGAAAGGATTGGAAAGGCCAAAGAAGAATTTCAG ACTATCATCAGAGATCCATTCATGTTGAACAGTGTGATATTGGTATTTGCTAATAAGCAAGACTTG aGAGGTGCAATGACTCCAATGGAAGTGGCCGAAGGGTTGGGTCTCCATGATCTGCGGAACCGAACTTGGCACGCTCAGGGAACTTGTGCCCTCACCGGAAATGGTCTGTACGAGGGGCTCGACTGGCTAGTGTCAGCTCTGAAGGAGTTGCAGGTCCCTGGACGGCATCCGACTTGA
- the LOC122040251 gene encoding uncharacterized protein LOC122040251: MTAGKIIGTTVAVCILSYVSDTVVSDVKIFGGTTPKTVSDKSWWEETDKKFQAWPRTAGPPVVMNPIRRQNFIVNSSES; this comes from the exons ATGACGGCCGGAAAAATTATTGGAACGACTGTTGCAGTCTGCATTTTATCATATGTATCCGATACAGTAGTTTCAGATGTAAAGATTTTTGGAG GTACAACCCCCAAAACAGTCTCGGACAAGAGCTGGTGGGAGGAGACTGATAAGAAGTTCCAGGCATGGCCTCGTACTGCTGGACCACCCGTCGTCATGAATCCTATTCGCCGACAGAACTTCATCGTCAATTCGTCTGAGTCATGA
- the LOC122043085 gene encoding uncharacterized protein LOC122043085: MPPRLISQEGRQTHFVIWTLAVLCAILTIAVIVAGIAVFVVYMVYQPKMPYIRVAYAHLDELLYDQLGLLEIDITLNLEAVNDNNKAHTSFSALSFLLQFHDIDVAVLKSNSLEVPKNSSRPLNYHFHSSPIPLDQDAKEAMDKALRRGIVPFDLRGHAKTRWKVGIFVSVRFWTHISCRLHFFQTNGSTVESGCSTTSH, from the coding sequence ATGCCACCCCGCCTGATTTCCCAAGAGGGTCGGCAGACCCATTTCGTGATCTGGACACTTGCAGTTCTGTGTGCCATCCTTACGATAGCTGTTATCGTCGCAGGCATAGCGGTGTTTGTAGTGTACATGGTCTACCAACCAAAGATGCCCTACATCAGGGTGGCCTATGCACATCTCGACGAGCTTCTCTATGATCAATTAGGGTTGCTCGAGATAGACATAACCCTAAATTTGGAGGCAGTGAATGATAACAACAAGGCCCACACCAGCTTCTCGGCCCTGAGCTTCCTTCTCCAGTTCCATGACATTGATGTTGCAGTGCTGAAGTCCAACTCGCTCGAGGTTCCTAAGAACAGCTCCCGCCCACTCAATTATCACTTTCACTCGTCGCCAATACCACTGGACCAGGATGCAAAGGAGGCCATGGACAAGGCGTTGAGGCGGGGAATCGTGCCATTTGATCTCAGAGGGCATGCAAAAACCAGGTGGAAGGTGGGCATCTTTGTCTCCGTGAGGTTCTGGACACACATCTCGTGCCGACTCCATTTCTTCCAGACAAATGGCAGTACAGTTGAGTCAGGTTGCAGCACCACATCCCATTGA